The following proteins come from a genomic window of Synergistaceae bacterium:
- a CDS encoding tyrosine-protein phosphatase — MKRCRLITAILLVLMLCLSAEASEYSRNFYKSLSRRLGRERTDYPSLTDEEFANFRMVRTTGIGKGKLYRSSSPISTWGNRNVIADKAAQKAGVRTFLNLADADPREHAGYEGSYYSTQKIIALGLGMKYQSKTFRDSLARGITLMARSEPPFLIHCSLGKDRAGFVCALVECLCGATLDEVISDYLVSFTNYFGIQKGSREYDTVVECEITRFLAEAFGVKTSDLAHINLADAGERYFRGIGVRVEDIEELREKLIQ; from the coding sequence ATGAAGAGATGTAGGCTTATCACGGCAATACTTCTCGTGCTGATGCTGTGCCTGAGTGCTGAGGCCTCAGAGTACAGCAGGAACTTCTACAAGAGCCTTTCACGCAGGCTCGGCAGGGAGAGGACGGATTACCCTTCTCTAACTGATGAGGAGTTCGCGAATTTCCGCATGGTCAGGACGACGGGCATCGGCAAAGGGAAGCTGTACCGTTCTTCCTCACCCATAAGTACTTGGGGGAACAGAAACGTTATCGCCGACAAAGCAGCGCAGAAGGCAGGAGTGAGGACGTTCTTGAACTTGGCCGACGCTGACCCGAGAGAGCATGCAGGCTACGAAGGCAGCTACTACAGCACGCAGAAAATTATTGCGCTTGGGCTGGGAATGAAGTACCAGAGCAAGACTTTCCGCGACAGCCTCGCGCGGGGAATAACCCTCATGGCACGGAGCGAACCTCCTTTCCTGATTCACTGCTCGCTGGGTAAGGACAGAGCAGGGTTCGTGTGCGCACTTGTTGAGTGCTTGTGCGGAGCAACCCTCGATGAGGTCATTAGCGACTACCTTGTGTCGTTCACAAATTACTTCGGGATTCAGAAAGGCAGCAGGGAGTATGACACTGTCGTTGAGTGTGAGATAACGCGCTTCCTCGCTGAGGCTTTCGGCGTGAAGACCAGCGACCTCGCACACATCAACCTTGCTGACGCGGGAGAACGATACTTTAGGGGAATAGGGGTTAGAGTTGAGGATATAGAAGAACTCCGAGAAAAGCTGATACAGTAA
- the citX gene encoding citrate lyase holo-[acyl-carrier protein] synthase yields the protein MEGNTVDLAQMLARREARSHEQRAFLQKHSSPLVSFSMNIPGPVKTNELIRRAFIRGRDSLLERLKEAGAVILDSSEVHEDTGDELLLSVGNADPSKLKDIATEIEEASTVGRLYDIDVIDVQGNKLSRPSFRKCLICDRQAQECARSRTHTVKEMQDAIERMLSDEEM from the coding sequence ATGGAAGGCAACACAGTCGACTTAGCGCAGATGCTCGCCAGACGTGAGGCACGTTCTCACGAACAGCGGGCATTTCTGCAGAAGCATTCCTCACCGCTTGTGTCGTTCAGCATGAACATTCCCGGCCCGGTCAAGACCAACGAGCTCATACGCAGAGCCTTCATCAGGGGCAGAGACTCCCTTCTCGAACGGCTCAAGGAAGCAGGAGCTGTAATTCTCGACTCCTCAGAGGTTCACGAGGATACGGGAGATGAGCTGCTGCTCTCTGTCGGCAACGCTGATCCTTCAAAGCTGAAGGATATTGCCACAGAGATAGAGGAGGCCTCAACGGTCGGAAGGCTCTATGATATTGATGTTATTGACGTTCAAGGAAACAAGCTCTCTAGGCCAAGTTTCAGGAAGTGCCTTATCTGCGACCGTCAGGCTCAGGAGTGCGCAAGGTCAAGAACTCACACGGTCAAGGAGATGCAGGACGCAATAGAGAGGATGCTCAGCGATGAAGAGATGTAG
- a CDS encoding WG repeat-containing protein: MKLKPLAVVVLLLLCTAADAANTKPPAIVIPYTYEDAREFHEGLAAVKSNDRWGYIDYLGRIAIPFVHRVPEAGDFSDGFAFVGDHYIDTYGNPAFVVIDEDTDERTEKFFTNGLPFSEGLAAVQSGGQWGFIDLMGNYVIAPSFQRAGSFVDGLAPAMKKGLWGYINVRGVFVIEPRFTRARNFCEGLAAVYVDGRWGYINKEGKFAIRPSYHEAGDFSGGLAAVRTRTNYRGWGYLSPRGRFTIPRRYNSAGAFGDGLAPVAGDRRWGYVNIRGEWEIPSQFDDARPFSEGLAAVKREKRWGYIRP; encoded by the coding sequence ATGAAACTTAAACCTTTGGCTGTTGTTGTGCTCCTGCTCCTGTGCACAGCCGCCGATGCCGCCAACACAAAGCCTCCGGCAATCGTTATCCCCTACACCTACGAGGACGCTCGGGAGTTCCACGAAGGCCTCGCCGCCGTAAAGTCCAATGACCGATGGGGCTACATCGACTATCTCGGCAGAATCGCAATCCCCTTCGTTCACCGCGTCCCGGAGGCCGGAGACTTCTCCGACGGGTTCGCGTTTGTCGGAGACCACTACATAGACACATACGGCAACCCTGCATTTGTTGTGATTGACGAGGACACCGACGAGCGCACGGAAAAATTCTTCACCAACGGCCTGCCGTTCAGCGAAGGGTTAGCGGCTGTGCAGTCAGGAGGACAGTGGGGATTTATAGACCTCATGGGGAATTACGTTATTGCTCCGTCATTCCAGCGCGCAGGCTCATTCGTTGACGGCCTAGCTCCCGCAATGAAGAAGGGGCTGTGGGGGTATATCAACGTCAGGGGAGTGTTCGTGATTGAGCCGCGCTTCACGAGGGCACGGAACTTCTGCGAGGGCCTCGCGGCTGTGTACGTTGACGGACGCTGGGGCTACATCAACAAGGAAGGCAAGTTCGCGATTCGGCCAAGTTACCACGAGGCGGGAGATTTCTCCGGCGGACTTGCGGCAGTCAGGACGCGCACGAACTATCGGGGCTGGGGTTACCTGAGTCCTCGCGGGAGGTTCACGATACCGAGACGCTACAACAGCGCAGGAGCATTCGGGGACGGGCTCGCACCTGTTGCCGGAGACAGGCGGTGGGGTTACGTGAACATTCGCGGTGAGTGGGAGATACCTTCGCAGTTCGACGATGCACGGCCTTTCAGCGAGGGGCTTGCGGCAGTGAAGCGCGAAAAACGCTGGGGCTACATCAGGCCTTAA